Proteins encoded by one window of Erysipelothrix rhusiopathiae:
- a CDS encoding LCP family protein — MAKSKKQQTKTKQRRPSFIHRPIFGLLITVVVNIIYIALLFVIGRYVNLHSKYFMLGITIIVLLVLILNLFFLLGYAKRIRFFRKAVAVFGMFMLIIGSVGSYYTFKTNAIANQMINESGQENKEFSVISFKEDAKKEDLDHSALGYVETTQEFEDAVKKNVAKESRTVEYVKFKSYDDLLIASLNDKIQFAVVPKNFSSLSKRLETEERNPIEFSKAMFSFSIKSKETVNDKDVLKEPFTMLMIGVNEELADSIILTSFNPETLKITMTSIPRDSYLPIACQNNYPDKITHARAFSRQCLIDSIQDFMGVNIDFYFETDFYALVKIVDTLGGLELESPIAFGGSLPKEEDPTEFHEIWIPAGKQKMDGKQVITFARERYAFTGGDYVRQMNQQYVIKELANQILSTRNVNTLVNVLDAAKDNIQMNISINDITSLMGYALQNIEKSPVSPYNTFRIVSTQLQGEGEIIDDGYSGKYVSHPYMRDVQVARDVISDNLKHDADHLKVKTFGFKQSKPYRSALFNPSQNVDGLYYPGDVVPKRIEDTEKEKETETSNVVPDLTSMSRSEIKRWAQNNGVNVVFNEIDQNSESYQDYYSDGQVIYQSVEPGDYHQKQTYIELTIVVKLEIEEPKGITIPDFIGDTVADAIAWANGNGFTIEAIPSGDTSAIIESQSIRAGLYNGEHRNIVVSVRIESEKPENQSPNE, encoded by the coding sequence ATGGCCAAGTCAAAGAAACAACAAACTAAAACCAAACAACGTAGACCTTCATTCATCCATCGACCAATTTTTGGTCTGTTAATTACAGTAGTGGTCAACATAATCTATATCGCATTATTATTTGTGATTGGCCGCTACGTTAATTTGCACAGTAAATATTTTATGCTCGGAATTACAATCATCGTATTACTTGTCTTAATTCTTAATTTATTTTTCTTACTGGGATATGCCAAACGAATTCGTTTTTTCCGAAAAGCAGTTGCGGTCTTTGGAATGTTTATGTTGATCATTGGATCAGTCGGTTCATATTACACATTTAAAACTAATGCAATCGCAAACCAAATGATTAATGAGTCCGGTCAAGAAAATAAAGAGTTTTCTGTTATAAGCTTTAAAGAAGACGCGAAAAAGGAAGACCTTGACCACAGCGCATTGGGTTATGTTGAAACGACACAAGAATTTGAAGATGCCGTTAAGAAAAATGTAGCGAAAGAATCAAGAACAGTAGAGTATGTTAAGTTTAAATCGTATGATGATTTACTTATCGCAAGTTTGAATGACAAAATTCAATTCGCAGTGGTACCCAAAAACTTTAGTTCACTTTCAAAACGACTTGAAACGGAAGAACGAAATCCAATCGAGTTTTCAAAAGCCATGTTTTCATTCAGTATTAAGAGTAAAGAAACCGTAAATGATAAAGATGTATTAAAGGAACCCTTTACGATGTTAATGATCGGGGTCAACGAAGAACTCGCTGATTCCATCATTCTTACTTCATTTAATCCTGAAACACTTAAAATAACGATGACAAGTATTCCGCGTGATTCGTATTTACCAATTGCGTGCCAGAATAATTATCCAGATAAAATTACGCATGCACGTGCATTCAGCCGTCAATGTCTCATTGATTCAATCCAAGATTTTATGGGGGTAAACATTGATTTCTACTTTGAAACTGATTTTTATGCACTCGTTAAAATCGTTGATACCTTAGGCGGACTTGAACTTGAGTCACCGATTGCCTTTGGAGGATCTTTACCGAAAGAAGAAGATCCGACAGAATTCCATGAAATTTGGATCCCAGCTGGAAAACAGAAAATGGATGGTAAGCAAGTAATTACCTTTGCACGTGAACGTTATGCCTTCACTGGAGGTGACTATGTTCGTCAAATGAACCAACAATATGTCATTAAAGAACTTGCAAATCAAATATTAAGCACTCGCAATGTGAATACACTTGTGAATGTGTTAGATGCTGCGAAAGACAATATTCAAATGAATATATCCATTAATGACATCACATCCCTTATGGGTTATGCCTTACAAAATATCGAGAAATCACCGGTATCGCCGTATAATACCTTTAGAATTGTTTCAACACAGCTTCAAGGTGAGGGCGAGATTATTGATGATGGGTACAGCGGCAAATATGTGTCCCATCCTTATATGCGTGATGTTCAAGTGGCACGTGATGTAATTAGTGACAACTTAAAACATGATGCTGATCATTTAAAAGTTAAGACATTTGGATTTAAACAATCCAAACCTTATCGTTCAGCACTCTTTAATCCAAGCCAAAATGTAGATGGACTTTACTATCCGGGTGATGTCGTTCCAAAACGTATTGAAGATACAGAAAAAGAAAAAGAAACAGAGACATCTAATGTTGTACCTGATTTGACATCAATGTCTCGCAGTGAGATTAAACGTTGGGCACAAAATAATGGTGTGAATGTTGTCTTCAATGAGATTGACCAAAATTCAGAGTCTTATCAAGATTACTATAGTGATGGTCAAGTGATTTATCAAAGTGTTGAGCCGGGTGATTATCACCAAAAGCAAACGTATATCGAACTTACGATTGTCGTGAAATTAGAAATTGAAGAACCAAAAGGTATTACAATTCCTGATTTTATAGGTGATACGGTTGCTGATGCCATTGCATGGGCAAATGGAAATGGTTTTACGATAGAAGCAATTCCATCGGGGGACACCAGTGCCATCATTGAGTCACAAAGCATTCGTGCTGGACTTTATAATGGGGAACATCGTAATATTGTGGTCTCGGTACGAATAGAATCTGAGAAACCTGAAAATCAAAGTCCAAACGAATAG
- a CDS encoding diacylglycerol/lipid kinase family protein yields the protein MKHVFIINPTSGVGRYRDVEAWIENNFKDKEDNYELRYTEYPDHAQKIAEEYHGNDVVIYSVGGDGTAHEILNGLDLDVQLAIIPVGTGNDFWRMINYNHPLEKILEDTINGSVRHIDIGEANGHRFLNCMNMGVDSEVNRDVNAVRKTWFPRKLIYIYYAIYELIRKKPIQCTVEADGKTSNHNALLISVMNGRWYGNGFQSAPNAIIDDGALDVCIVEDVPAKRLPKLLPMYYKGEHLDLDVVTTFKAKEIKIQCNQTVALGCDGEVFEYSTIHARVLDGKLKLRVPNAL from the coding sequence ATGAAACACGTATTTATCATTAATCCAACTTCAGGTGTAGGACGTTATCGTGACGTCGAAGCATGGATCGAAAACAACTTTAAAGACAAAGAAGACAATTATGAATTGCGTTATACAGAATATCCAGATCATGCACAAAAAATTGCGGAAGAATATCATGGGAACGACGTTGTGATTTACTCAGTAGGTGGTGACGGAACGGCTCATGAAATTCTCAATGGTCTAGATCTCGATGTTCAATTAGCAATTATTCCTGTCGGTACAGGCAATGATTTTTGGCGGATGATTAACTATAACCATCCACTTGAAAAAATACTCGAAGATACGATTAACGGGTCTGTACGACATATTGACATTGGTGAAGCCAACGGTCATCGCTTTTTAAATTGTATGAATATGGGTGTCGATTCGGAAGTTAACCGTGATGTAAATGCAGTCCGTAAAACATGGTTTCCTCGTAAACTTATTTATATTTACTATGCAATTTACGAACTCATTCGTAAAAAACCAATCCAATGTACGGTTGAGGCAGATGGGAAGACAAGCAATCATAATGCACTCCTTATCTCTGTTATGAATGGACGTTGGTATGGAAATGGATTTCAAAGTGCACCGAATGCAATAATCGATGATGGCGCTTTGGATGTGTGCATCGTGGAAGATGTGCCCGCAAAACGTTTACCTAAATTACTTCCGATGTATTATAAGGGAGAGCATTTAGATCTTGATGTCGTTACAACATTTAAAGCCAAAGAGATTAAAATTCAGTGCAATCAAACTGTAGCTTTAGGATGTGATGGTGAGGTCTTTGAATATTCAACCATTCATGCTCGTGTACTCGATGGAAAACTGAAGCTACGCGTTCCAAATGCTCTGTGA
- the trxA gene encoding thioredoxin, which translates to MKNITKTDFNEAVKDGVVLIDFYANWCGPCKMIAPILTELSTTMADEATILKVNVDEEGELAQRFDVMSIPTLILFKDGKPVGRKTGFLPKPELEKFIRSAQ; encoded by the coding sequence ATGAAAAATATAACAAAAACAGATTTTAATGAAGCCGTTAAAGATGGCGTAGTACTTATTGATTTTTATGCAAACTGGTGTGGACCATGTAAGATGATCGCTCCAATCTTGACAGAACTTTCAACAACAATGGCAGATGAAGCAACAATCTTAAAAGTTAATGTAGATGAAGAAGGCGAATTAGCACAACGTTTCGACGTAATGTCAATCCCTACTTTAATTCTCTTTAAAGATGGAAAACCCGTTGGACGCAAGACAGGATTTTTACCAAAACCTGAACTTGAAAAATTTATTCGTTCAGCACAATAA
- a CDS encoding helix-turn-helix domain-containing protein, whose translation MEIGKRLKQLRTKNGLTLEELASRSELTKGFLSQLENDLTSPSIATLNDIVEALGTNLSVFFKEESAEQVVFTADDYFIDEREDSTIHWIVPNAQKNEMEPILLELEPGGESNEILPHEGEEFGYVLQGKVSLRYGDETITVSKGQTFYIKGNRNHALVNEHQQKARVIWVCTPPVF comes from the coding sequence ATGGAAATTGGAAAACGACTCAAACAGTTGCGAACAAAAAATGGTCTGACCTTAGAAGAACTTGCAAGTCGCAGTGAATTAACCAAAGGGTTTTTATCGCAACTTGAAAATGATTTAACGTCACCGTCCATCGCAACACTCAATGATATTGTGGAAGCGCTGGGGACAAATCTATCAGTATTCTTTAAAGAAGAGTCTGCGGAACAAGTTGTCTTTACTGCGGATGATTATTTTATCGATGAACGTGAAGACTCTACCATCCATTGGATTGTGCCGAATGCGCAAAAGAATGAGATGGAGCCCATTCTTTTAGAACTTGAACCCGGTGGGGAATCTAATGAAATTTTACCGCATGAAGGGGAAGAATTTGGCTATGTACTCCAAGGTAAGGTATCATTAAGGTATGGTGATGAAACAATTACGGTTTCAAAAGGTCAAACCTTTTACATTAAAGGAAATCGTAACCATGCCTTGGTAAACGAGCATCAACAGAAAGCACGTGTTATCTGGGTGTGTACACCCCCAGTATTTTAA
- the potA gene encoding spermidine/putrescine ABC transporter ATP-binding protein, with product MEALIQFTNIVKSFEDQLVLKGINLDIFENEFVTLLGPSGCGKTTLLRILGGFLEQSSGEVYFEGIEISKLAPYKREINTVFQRYALFPHMDVYDNIAFGLRIKKTNEDIIKQKVEKMLNLVGLNGFEHRPVTLLSGGQQQRVAIARALVNEPMVLLLDEPLGALDLKMRKEMQRELKEIQENVGITFVYVTHDQEEALTMSDKIVVMNEGEIQQIGKPMDIYNEPENRFVATFIGDSNIIEGTMIEDRLVEFDGVQFECVDAGFSNNEVVDIVIRPEDIDIVDVELGKLTGVVESILFKGVHYEIVVKTEHRDFIIHTTDNSEEGKEVGIHFFPEDIHVMYTMESY from the coding sequence ATGGAAGCATTAATTCAATTTACAAATATTGTGAAGAGCTTTGAAGATCAACTTGTCTTAAAAGGCATCAACTTGGATATCTTTGAGAATGAGTTTGTGACACTACTTGGCCCTTCAGGCTGTGGAAAAACAACACTTTTAAGAATCTTAGGTGGATTTTTAGAGCAGAGTTCTGGTGAAGTATATTTCGAAGGTATTGAGATTTCGAAATTAGCCCCTTATAAACGTGAGATTAATACAGTTTTTCAACGGTATGCACTTTTTCCACATATGGATGTTTATGACAACATTGCATTTGGTCTTCGTATCAAGAAAACCAATGAAGATATTATCAAACAAAAAGTTGAGAAGATGTTGAATCTTGTTGGCTTAAACGGTTTTGAACACCGTCCTGTCACACTCTTATCTGGTGGTCAACAACAACGTGTTGCGATTGCTCGAGCACTTGTAAATGAACCGATGGTCCTTCTGCTTGATGAACCCTTAGGTGCATTGGATTTAAAAATGCGTAAAGAAATGCAACGTGAACTTAAGGAAATCCAAGAAAATGTGGGGATTACCTTTGTCTATGTTACCCATGATCAAGAAGAAGCGTTAACCATGTCAGATAAAATTGTCGTGATGAATGAAGGGGAAATCCAACAAATCGGAAAACCAATGGATATCTATAATGAACCTGAAAATCGTTTTGTTGCGACCTTCATCGGGGATTCTAATATTATTGAAGGAACGATGATTGAAGATCGCCTTGTGGAATTTGATGGCGTTCAATTTGAATGCGTTGATGCAGGGTTCTCAAATAATGAAGTTGTAGATATTGTAATCCGACCTGAAGACATTGATATTGTTGATGTGGAACTTGGTAAACTAACCGGTGTTGTAGAGTCAATTCTATTTAAGGGTGTTCATTACGAGATTGTCGTTAAAACGGAACATCGTGACTTTATCATTCATACAACGGATAATTCAGAAGAAGGAAAAGAAGTCGGCATCCATTTCTTCCCTGAAGACATCCATGTTATGTACACAATGGAGTCGTATTAA
- a CDS encoding ABC transporter permease, with protein MKKYRPLVIPYVVWMSVFIVVPMLLIVFYAFTTVGNQMIPFQFSLINFKKFFDPVFLKVLLDSFRIAAITTAICLLVGYPLAYFISRRSERMQTLLILLVTIPMWINMLVRTYAWISILSDKGLINSFLALFGIAPLKMMNTDFAVILGMVYNFLPFMIMQIYNVLAKMDESLIEASYDLGANRFETFRKIVFPLSLSGVISGITLVFLPSLSTFVIPQFLGGGSYVLIGNLIENQFINIGDYNFGSAISLIMAVLIMLSMHFANKFDREYDESKPKGGKL; from the coding sequence ATGAAGAAATATAGACCACTGGTTATTCCCTATGTAGTTTGGATGTCCGTATTTATTGTCGTACCAATGCTCTTAATAGTATTTTACGCATTTACGACCGTAGGGAACCAAATGATTCCATTCCAGTTTAGTCTGATTAACTTTAAAAAATTCTTTGATCCTGTATTCCTAAAAGTACTCCTTGATTCATTTCGCATTGCCGCGATAACAACAGCAATCTGTCTTTTAGTAGGATATCCTCTAGCTTATTTTATTTCGCGACGTTCCGAACGTATGCAAACACTACTCATTCTATTGGTCACCATTCCAATGTGGATTAACATGCTCGTTCGTACCTATGCTTGGATTAGTATTCTCTCAGACAAAGGACTGATTAATAGTTTCCTTGCCTTGTTTGGTATTGCACCGCTTAAAATGATGAATACAGATTTTGCGGTGATCTTAGGGATGGTTTATAATTTCCTGCCTTTTATGATTATGCAAATCTATAATGTGTTAGCGAAAATGGATGAGTCACTGATTGAGGCGAGTTATGACCTCGGGGCAAATCGATTTGAAACATTCCGTAAGATTGTCTTCCCTTTATCATTATCAGGGGTAATCTCCGGAATTACGCTGGTCTTCTTACCATCACTTTCGACCTTTGTTATTCCGCAATTCTTAGGGGGCGGAAGCTATGTCTTAATTGGTAACTTAATTGAAAATCAGTTTATCAATATTGGTGACTATAATTTCGGTAGTGCCATCTCATTAATCATGGCTGTCCTTATTATGCTCTCAATGCATTTTGCGAATAAATTCGATCGTGAATACGATGAATCAAAACCAAAAGGAGGAAAACTCTAA
- a CDS encoding ABC transporter permease encodes MKEKNRWIGPLGIILMLIFFYGPILVMMVFSFNDSRSLTSWSGFSTKWYGKLSQSNDITAAVRTSLFIALITTVIATVVGTMTAIGLSKHKKIFKKSILTINNFPVLNPEIVTAISFMLLFASVNGLQKGFGTMLVAHITFCTPYVILTVLPKLKSLDPSLADAAMDLGATPTVALRKVILPQLTPAIISGALIAFTMSFDDFVISYFATGNGVSNISILVYQMSKRINPTVNALSTIIVVIITVVLIIINVLPILKRSKRKVAVS; translated from the coding sequence ATGAAAGAAAAAAATCGTTGGATCGGGCCATTAGGTATTATCCTGATGCTCATCTTCTTCTATGGACCAATTCTTGTCATGATGGTATTTTCCTTCAATGATTCACGCTCATTGACATCATGGTCGGGATTTTCAACCAAATGGTATGGAAAACTCTCGCAGAGTAATGACATTACTGCTGCTGTTCGAACTTCACTTTTCATTGCTTTGATTACTACAGTTATCGCAACCGTAGTCGGAACGATGACTGCTATTGGCTTGAGTAAACATAAGAAAATTTTTAAGAAATCAATTTTGACCATTAATAACTTTCCTGTTCTTAATCCAGAGATTGTAACTGCAATTAGCTTCATGTTATTGTTTGCGTCAGTAAATGGACTCCAAAAGGGTTTTGGCACGATGCTTGTTGCCCATATTACCTTTTGTACTCCATATGTCATTCTTACAGTCTTACCGAAGCTTAAGTCTTTGGATCCAAGTTTGGCAGATGCTGCCATGGATTTAGGGGCTACGCCCACGGTAGCGCTTCGTAAGGTCATCTTACCGCAACTAACACCTGCAATTATTTCGGGAGCCCTTATCGCTTTTACAATGTCCTTTGATGACTTTGTAATTTCTTACTTTGCGACCGGAAATGGTGTAAGTAACATCTCAATACTTGTTTATCAAATGTCGAAACGCATTAATCCAACAGTCAATGCCCTCTCAACAATTATTGTTGTGATTATTACCGTTGTTTTAATCATTATAAATGTATTACCAATTCTGAAACGTAGTAAAAGAAAGGTGGCTGTTTCATGA
- a CDS encoding ABC transporter substrate-binding protein: MKKILVALLASLLVLTGCGAKEPKEELRVYNWGEYIDESLIPEFENKYNVRVIYEKFLSNEQMYNKLQDGSKFDVIVPSDYTAQRMREEDMLQKIDYSKITNYENIIPSLKGRHMDPDNEYSVPYFWGNVGILYNKNTVDRKDLETQGWNILINEKYKGKLFFYDSERDAFMIALKAQGFSMNTTQEDELKKANDWLIEMKQTMDPVYGTDEIIDQMIGGAKDIAVMYSGDANAILLENPDMDFYSPAEGTNTWVDAMVIPVDAPNPDLAHKWIDFMISEDVSKRITEEIGYTSPIQSVIDDVTGPDGAFNGIDSYVTRTGYDKDEEFFYDKEMKVILSDYWQRIKATK; the protein is encoded by the coding sequence ATGAAAAAAATCCTAGTAGCATTACTTGCATCACTTCTTGTATTAACGGGATGTGGCGCAAAAGAACCCAAAGAAGAACTCCGCGTTTATAACTGGGGAGAGTATATTGATGAATCATTGATTCCTGAATTTGAAAACAAATATAACGTTCGCGTTATTTATGAAAAATTTCTTTCAAATGAACAAATGTACAACAAACTCCAAGACGGTTCAAAATTTGATGTGATTGTTCCTTCTGACTACACAGCACAACGTATGCGTGAGGAAGACATGCTTCAAAAAATAGATTACTCAAAGATTACAAACTATGAGAATATCATTCCAAGCCTTAAAGGGCGTCATATGGATCCTGATAACGAATACTCGGTTCCTTATTTCTGGGGAAATGTAGGGATTCTATATAATAAGAACACAGTAGACCGTAAAGATCTTGAAACTCAAGGTTGGAATATCTTAATTAATGAAAAGTATAAGGGCAAACTGTTCTTTTATGATTCAGAACGTGATGCTTTTATGATTGCATTAAAAGCACAAGGCTTTTCAATGAATACGACACAAGAAGACGAACTCAAAAAAGCTAATGATTGGTTAATTGAAATGAAACAAACGATGGATCCCGTTTACGGTACCGATGAAATCATTGATCAAATGATTGGTGGTGCTAAGGACATTGCTGTTATGTATTCAGGGGATGCGAATGCAATTTTACTTGAAAACCCTGATATGGACTTTTATTCCCCGGCTGAGGGCACAAATACATGGGTGGATGCAATGGTCATTCCTGTTGACGCACCCAATCCAGACCTTGCCCACAAATGGATTGATTTTATGATTTCAGAAGATGTCTCAAAACGCATCACTGAAGAAATTGGATATACAAGTCCGATTCAATCTGTGATTGATGATGTGACTGGACCTGATGGTGCATTCAACGGAATCGATTCCTATGTCACACGCACAGGTTATGATAAGGACGAAGAATTTTTCTACGACAAAGAGATGAAAGTAATTCTTTCTGATTATTGGCAAAGAATTAAAGCAACAAAATAA
- a CDS encoding response regulator transcription factor encodes MKLLLVEDDRAISRSLKYILEKEGYLVDAVFSVQEAERFLGLNHYNIHILDVRLPDGTGFDICTFIRQQSEAPILFLSVENEEDSIVEGLTRGGDDYIIKPFKSKELLVRLQKLLKKHEKHVFIDGDMSIDMQSGIVKFGHEMVNLSTIEYRLLLFFISHINEIVKREDLYELIWDSMEYVNDNALSASIKRLREKFNGELDIVTVRGQGYRYKHENTQR; translated from the coding sequence ATGAAACTATTACTTGTAGAAGATGATCGAGCAATATCTCGAAGTCTAAAATATATCTTAGAAAAAGAAGGGTATCTTGTTGATGCTGTATTTTCTGTGCAAGAAGCTGAACGCTTTCTTGGATTGAATCACTACAACATTCATATTCTTGACGTCCGACTACCAGATGGCACTGGATTTGATATTTGTACGTTTATTCGGCAACAGAGTGAAGCCCCAATTCTATTTTTAAGTGTTGAAAATGAAGAAGATAGTATAGTTGAAGGTCTGACTCGTGGTGGTGATGATTATATTATTAAACCATTTAAATCAAAGGAGCTTTTAGTTCGACTACAAAAACTTTTAAAGAAACATGAAAAGCATGTATTTATAGACGGTGACATGAGTATCGATATGCAGTCAGGAATCGTAAAGTTTGGTCATGAGATGGTTAATCTTTCAACTATAGAATATAGATTACTCTTATTCTTTATAAGCCATATAAATGAAATCGTTAAACGAGAAGATCTCTATGAATTGATTTGGGACTCTATGGAATATGTGAATGATAATGCGCTCTCAGCGTCCATTAAACGCTTAAGGGAGAAGTTTAATGGAGAATTAGATATTGTTACTGTTCGTGGACAAGGATACCGATACAAGCATGAAAATACTCAGAGATAA
- a CDS encoding sensor histidine kinase, whose protein sequence is MKILRDKKIAHLFAQSIILGVSVGFLCAYFMDSYFGILAGILCSLILVYRYLLHRSREIEELTEYLKRLNDNSHEYELNTYEEGELSILHSELNKITVLLKTMNRNLNANNTFLKKSLTDISHQLKTPITALLLTNDILRDESPDNDFLLQNQEQLERLESLITSLLLLVRLESNTIEMNKKRVNTDDFVRSLKLNISSKSNKLDIETRVAANTIYVDEKWFLEAIINILDNKTRYAQNTIFMTIEENVFETQIMISDDGVEIAKELRDKVFERFFKTNSVNSKSVGVGLAISKEIIEKQGGSVRIVEKNTFEIRIPTK, encoded by the coding sequence ATGAAAATACTCAGAGATAAGAAAATTGCTCATCTTTTTGCACAAAGTATCATCTTAGGGGTATCTGTTGGTTTTTTATGTGCATATTTCATGGATTCATATTTTGGTATCTTAGCCGGGATCCTATGTAGCTTGATTTTGGTGTATCGCTATCTCTTACATCGAAGTAGAGAGATAGAAGAACTAACTGAGTATTTAAAACGTCTCAATGATAACAGCCACGAATATGAACTCAACACATATGAAGAAGGAGAACTATCAATTCTGCATTCAGAACTCAATAAAATAACCGTTCTTCTCAAGACAATGAATCGAAACTTAAATGCCAACAATACCTTTCTAAAGAAGTCCTTAACTGATATCTCTCATCAGCTTAAGACACCAATTACCGCCTTACTTCTTACCAATGACATTTTACGAGATGAATCACCAGACAATGATTTCTTACTTCAAAATCAAGAACAATTGGAGCGACTTGAATCATTGATAACCTCACTTTTACTTCTAGTTCGCTTGGAATCAAATACGATTGAAATGAATAAAAAACGCGTTAATACCGATGATTTTGTGAGGAGTTTGAAACTAAATATATCATCGAAAAGTAATAAGCTCGACATTGAGACTAGAGTAGCTGCAAACACAATATATGTAGATGAAAAGTGGTTTTTAGAAGCAATCATTAATATACTTGATAATAAAACACGATACGCCCAAAATACAATCTTCATGACTATTGAAGAAAATGTATTTGAAACACAGATAATGATCTCTGATGATGGTGTAGAAATCGCGAAGGAACTAAGAGATAAAGTTTTTGAGAGGTTTTTTAAAACAAATAGTGTTAACTCCAAGAGTGTTGGAGTTGGACTTGCAATATCTAAGGAAATAATCGAAAAACAAGGCGGTTCGGTTCGAATTGTTGAGAAAAATACGTTTGAAATTAGGATACCTACTAAGTGA
- a CDS encoding ABC transporter ATP-binding protein has product MSLLVLENVSKTYKQGDAEIKALDNVSVSVDRGEFIAIMGASGSGKSTLLHVIGGVDTVSTGVIRLDNTNLGALSEEALTIFRRRHIGLIYQFYNLIPLLDVKENIILPLELDNQNVDEIYLEELLKSLELVNRVNHLPSQLSGGQQQRVSIARALMNRPTLILADEPTGNLDKKTSKEIIKILRETNEMSEQTIIMVTHDETIASQAKRIIEIEDGRIIRDERIR; this is encoded by the coding sequence ATGTCATTATTAGTGCTGGAAAATGTTTCAAAAACGTATAAGCAAGGCGATGCAGAAATTAAGGCTCTTGATAACGTCTCTGTTTCTGTGGATAGAGGAGAGTTTATCGCAATTATGGGTGCAAGTGGAAGTGGAAAGTCGACACTTCTTCATGTTATTGGAGGTGTTGATACTGTATCCACTGGTGTTATTCGATTGGATAACACCAATCTCGGAGCATTAAGTGAAGAAGCACTCACGATTTTTCGGAGACGTCATATAGGTTTAATCTATCAGTTTTACAATCTGATTCCATTATTAGATGTTAAGGAAAACATTATCCTTCCTTTAGAGCTCGACAATCAAAACGTTGATGAAATCTATCTGGAAGAACTTCTAAAGTCATTAGAACTTGTGAATCGTGTAAACCACTTACCAAGTCAATTATCCGGAGGGCAACAACAGCGTGTTTCTATAGCTAGAGCGCTCATGAATCGACCAACTCTAATTCTTGCGGATGAGCCAACGGGTAACTTAGACAAAAAAACATCTAAGGAAATCATTAAAATTCTTAGAGAAACCAATGAGATGAGCGAACAAACAATCATAATGGTTACTCATGATGAAACTATTGCATCACAAGCCAAAAGAATTATTGAAATAGAAGATGGACGCATTATTAGAGATGAGAGAATACGATGA